One part of the Lapillicoccus jejuensis genome encodes these proteins:
- a CDS encoding GbsR/MarR family transcriptional regulator, protein MTNPTTRRRRTRRAQPEVVGDLAERLAATFAAAGFPRLPARVFATLLAHEEGRMTAAELAEALTVSAGSVSGAVGYLETVRMIHREREPGSRRDVYVVRDDAWHDTMLGAGRIYEPFIRVIAEGVDVVGRGTRAGERLALSVDFLEFLVDEMTGIAERWEARRAAGSA, encoded by the coding sequence GTGACGAACCCGACGACGAGGCGACGCCGTACCCGCCGGGCGCAGCCCGAGGTCGTCGGCGACCTCGCCGAGCGGCTGGCCGCGACGTTCGCGGCAGCGGGTTTCCCCCGGCTGCCGGCGCGGGTCTTCGCGACCCTGCTCGCCCACGAGGAGGGGCGGATGACCGCGGCCGAGCTGGCCGAGGCGCTCACCGTCAGCGCCGGCTCGGTCTCCGGGGCCGTGGGCTACCTCGAGACGGTGCGGATGATCCACCGCGAGCGCGAGCCCGGCAGCCGCCGGGACGTCTACGTCGTGCGCGACGACGCCTGGCACGACACGATGCTCGGCGCCGGCCGGATCTACGAGCCGTTCATCCGGGTCATCGCCGAGGGGGTCGACGTCGTCGGCCGCGGCACCCGTGCGGGCGAGCGCCTCGCCCTGTCCGTCGACTTCCTCGAGTTCCTCGTCGACGAGATGACCGGCATCGCCGAGCGCTGGGAGGCGCGCCGGGCCGCCGGGTCCGCCTGA
- a CDS encoding ABC transporter permease → MNGLAGTGPLLRLALRRDRVLLPVTGLLLVAFAGGSASATRSLYTDPAGAVAAARAANASPAVVGMYGPLADPANPDSVGALKTLMLGAVLLAVLAVVLVRRHTRLEEESGRTELLGATVVGRRAPLAAAVVLASAAVVVVSLLAGLSMAAAGLGLRGSLAFGAAWAAAGLAVVGVTAVAAQVAATARGCAGLAYGALGAAYLLRAVGDTSSASWLTWLSPLGWTERMEVYGADRFVVALLGPACLVVLVAVALLERRDLGAGLVATRPGPARGAASLGSPLALAWRLQRGLLLGWLVGYAVLGLVLGAVAGSVGSFVTDDSITQMLARLGGSTSTLVDLFVSTELHFLAVGAAAYGIAAALRLRSEEGDLHTEQVLATAATRRAQLGAHALVALGGSALLMLVVGAALGATAGGQYGGVAAALAHLLPAALSPVPAVWVCVGLALAVYGALPTVVVAAWGLLAAFLVLGELGPLFALPQALVDLSPFVHGTVAPGADVDGRPLLALAAVVVALLAAALASFRRRDLVTG, encoded by the coding sequence GTGAACGGCCTCGCCGGCACCGGCCCCCTGCTGCGGCTCGCGCTGCGCCGCGACCGCGTCCTGCTCCCCGTGACCGGGCTGCTCCTCGTCGCCTTCGCGGGCGGCTCGGCGTCCGCGACCCGCTCGCTCTACACCGACCCCGCCGGGGCGGTCGCCGCAGCGCGGGCGGCCAACGCCAGCCCGGCCGTCGTCGGCATGTACGGTCCCCTCGCCGACCCCGCGAACCCCGACTCGGTCGGCGCCCTCAAGACGCTCATGCTCGGCGCCGTCCTGCTCGCTGTGCTCGCCGTGGTGCTCGTCCGCCGGCACACCCGCCTCGAGGAGGAGTCCGGCCGCACCGAGCTGCTCGGCGCGACGGTCGTCGGCCGCCGTGCCCCGCTGGCCGCCGCCGTCGTCCTCGCCTCCGCCGCGGTCGTCGTCGTCTCCCTCCTCGCCGGCCTGTCGATGGCCGCCGCCGGGCTGGGGCTGCGCGGGTCGCTCGCCTTCGGCGCCGCCTGGGCCGCGGCGGGGCTCGCCGTCGTCGGCGTCACCGCCGTCGCCGCGCAGGTCGCCGCCACCGCCCGCGGCTGCGCCGGGCTCGCGTACGGCGCCCTGGGGGCGGCGTACCTGCTCCGCGCCGTCGGCGACACCTCGTCCGCGTCCTGGCTGACCTGGCTCTCCCCGCTGGGCTGGACCGAGCGGATGGAGGTGTACGGCGCCGACCGCTTCGTCGTCGCCCTGCTCGGGCCGGCCTGCCTCGTCGTCCTCGTCGCCGTCGCGCTGCTCGAGCGCCGCGACCTCGGCGCCGGGCTGGTCGCCACCCGCCCGGGACCGGCGCGCGGGGCCGCGTCGCTGGGCAGCCCGCTCGCCCTCGCCTGGCGGCTCCAGCGCGGGCTGCTGCTCGGCTGGCTCGTCGGGTACGCGGTCCTCGGGCTCGTCCTCGGGGCGGTCGCGGGCAGCGTCGGCTCCTTCGTCACCGACGACTCGATCACGCAGATGCTGGCCAGGCTCGGCGGGTCCACCTCGACCCTCGTCGACCTCTTCGTCTCGACCGAGCTGCACTTCCTGGCCGTCGGCGCGGCGGCGTACGGGATCGCCGCGGCGCTGCGCCTGCGCAGCGAGGAGGGCGACCTGCACACCGAGCAGGTGCTCGCCACGGCCGCGACCCGGCGCGCGCAGCTGGGCGCGCACGCCCTCGTCGCGCTCGGTGGCAGCGCCCTGCTCATGCTCGTCGTCGGCGCCGCGCTCGGCGCCACCGCCGGCGGCCAGTACGGCGGTGTCGCGGCGGCGCTCGCGCACCTGCTGCCCGCCGCGCTCTCCCCCGTGCCGGCCGTCTGGGTCTGCGTCGGCCTGGCCCTCGCGGTGTACGGCGCCCTGCCGACCGTCGTCGTGGCCGCCTGGGGCCTGCTCGCCGCGTTCCTCGTCCTCGGCGAGCTCGGCCCGCTGTTCGCCCTCCCGCAGGCGCTGGTCGACCTCTCGCCCTTCGTCCACGGCACCGTCGCCCCGGGCGCCGACGTCGACGGGCGGCCGCTGCTGGCGCTGGCCGCCGTCGTTGTGGCCCTGCTCGCGGCGGCGCTCGCGTCGTTCCGCAGGCGCGACCTCGTCACCGGGTGA
- a CDS encoding mannose-1-phosphate guanylyltransferase, translated as MTTTGGAVAPDEHAQQVEQVEGFWGVIPAGGAGTRLWPVSRRTSPKFLRDLTGSGRSLLQATRDRLAPLAGDRVLVVTGAAHVDAVVEQLPDGVEVVAEPTPRDSMPAIALAAAIIERRDADAVIGSFAADHVIGDLPAFHAVVREAVAVARTGRVVTIGLTPTHPATGFGYIREGEALGVDGAPSARAVVEFVEKPDAATAQRYLAEGGFRWNAGMFVVQASVLLDVLAAEHPELAAGVRAVAAEPERLDEVWPGLTKIAIDHAVAEPAAARGLVAVVPAGFSWDDVGDFASLGDLLPEAREGLRVVGEADDVVTVDGGGIVVTGGRVVAVVGLDDVVVVDTPDAVLVMARDRAQDVKKVVERLTAAGRTELT; from the coding sequence ATGACGACGACGGGGGGCGCCGTGGCGCCGGACGAGCACGCGCAGCAGGTCGAGCAGGTCGAGGGCTTCTGGGGGGTCATCCCCGCGGGTGGGGCGGGGACCCGGCTGTGGCCGGTGTCGCGGCGCACGTCGCCGAAGTTCCTGCGCGACCTCACCGGCAGCGGGCGCTCGCTGCTGCAGGCGACGCGCGACCGGCTCGCGCCGCTGGCCGGCGACCGGGTGCTCGTCGTCACCGGGGCCGCGCACGTCGACGCCGTCGTCGAGCAGCTGCCCGACGGCGTCGAGGTCGTCGCCGAGCCCACCCCGCGCGACTCGATGCCCGCCATCGCGCTCGCGGCGGCGATCATCGAGCGGCGCGACGCGGACGCCGTCATCGGCTCGTTCGCGGCCGACCACGTCATCGGCGACCTGCCCGCCTTCCACGCCGTCGTGCGCGAGGCCGTCGCGGTCGCCCGGACCGGCCGGGTCGTCACCATCGGGCTCACGCCCACCCACCCGGCGACGGGCTTCGGCTACATCCGCGAGGGCGAGGCGCTCGGCGTCGACGGCGCCCCGAGCGCGCGGGCGGTCGTCGAGTTCGTCGAGAAGCCCGACGCGGCGACGGCGCAGCGCTACCTCGCGGAGGGCGGATTCCGCTGGAACGCGGGCATGTTCGTCGTCCAGGCGTCGGTGCTGCTCGACGTCCTCGCGGCCGAGCACCCCGAGCTCGCCGCCGGCGTGCGCGCCGTCGCGGCCGAGCCGGAGCGGTTGGACGAGGTGTGGCCGGGACTGACCAAGATCGCCATCGACCACGCCGTCGCCGAGCCGGCCGCGGCTCGCGGGCTCGTCGCCGTCGTGCCGGCCGGGTTCTCCTGGGACGACGTGGGCGACTTCGCGTCGCTCGGTGACCTGCTGCCCGAGGCCCGCGAGGGTCTGCGGGTCGTCGGTGAGGCCGACGACGTGGTGACCGTCGACGGCGGTGGCATCGTCGTCACCGGCGGTCGGGTCGTCGCCGTCGTCGGGCTCGACGACGTCGTCGTCGTCGACACCCCCGACGCGGTGCTCGTCATGGCCCGCGACCGGGCCCAGGACGTCAAGAAGGTCGTCGAGCGGCTGACCGCGGCGGGGCGCACCGAGCTGACCTGA
- a CDS encoding carbohydrate kinase family protein — protein MAVVSAGPGRPRPVVVVGDVGVDVLTVPHGPVPDGGESTADVRLTPGGAGANTAVWLAAAGADVTLLSRVGDDVAGDAARKALEDAGVGCRLAVDPVRPTCTVVVLVDAGGGRTMLSDRGAVAALSPEDVRLPAGEGHLHVSGYVLLSPGSRAAGLAALAEARSRGWTTSVDPQSAEQVRAVGVDTFLGWVSGVDLLLPNEIELDALGEAVLDHVGAVAATYGAGGARWLARGVVPEHVAAPAVTCTDSTGCGDAFDAGLLAAWVAGRTPRECLEAGVATGSRAATAPGARP, from the coding sequence GTGGCCGTCGTGAGCGCCGGGCCGGGCCGGCCGCGGCCGGTGGTCGTCGTCGGGGACGTCGGCGTCGACGTCCTCACCGTCCCGCACGGGCCGGTGCCCGACGGGGGCGAGTCGACCGCCGACGTGCGGCTGACCCCCGGCGGCGCGGGCGCGAACACCGCGGTCTGGCTGGCGGCAGCGGGGGCGGACGTCACCCTGCTGTCGCGGGTCGGCGACGACGTCGCCGGCGACGCGGCGCGCAAGGCGCTCGAGGACGCCGGGGTCGGCTGCCGCCTCGCCGTCGACCCCGTCCGGCCGACGTGCACCGTCGTCGTCCTCGTCGACGCGGGCGGTGGGCGCACCATGCTCTCCGACCGCGGCGCGGTCGCCGCGTTGTCGCCCGAGGACGTGCGGCTGCCCGCCGGCGAGGGCCACCTGCACGTCAGCGGCTACGTCCTGCTCTCCCCTGGCTCGCGCGCCGCCGGGCTCGCCGCGCTCGCCGAGGCGCGGTCGCGCGGCTGGACGACGTCGGTCGACCCGCAGTCGGCCGAGCAGGTGCGCGCGGTAGGCGTCGACACCTTCCTGGGATGGGTGTCGGGCGTGGACCTGCTGCTGCCCAACGAGATCGAGCTCGACGCGCTCGGCGAGGCGGTGCTCGACCACGTCGGCGCGGTCGCCGCGACGTACGGCGCCGGCGGGGCGCGGTGGCTCGCGCGGGGCGTCGTACCGGAGCACGTGGCGGCCCCCGCCGTCACCTGCACCGACTCCACCGGCTGCGGCGACGCCTTCGACGCCGGCCTGCTCGCCGCCTGGGTCGCCGGCCGCACCCCCCGCGAGTGCCTCGAGGCCGGCGTCGCCACCGGCAGCCGCGCCGCCACCGCCCCCGGCGCCCGCCCCTGA
- a CDS encoding ABC transporter ATP-binding protein, with translation MTTTPAVEVAGLRKSFGRSVALDGLDLTVATGEVHGFLGPNGAGKSTTIRILLGLLRADGGTARLLGGDPWADVEALHRRLAYVPGDVTLWPNLTGGEVVDLLGRLRGGIDPRRRDALLERFALDPTKRGRAYSKGNRQKVALVAAFASDVELLVLDEPTSGLDPLMENVFRDCVREETARGRTVLLSSHILSEVEALCERVTIIRDGRTVETGSLADLRHLRRTSVDATLERPVDAAALAAQPGVADVVVDGDRVRCAVDTAHLGALLEALGQNGIRTLTSHPPSLEELFADRYRDPVGTQVTA, from the coding sequence ATGACCACCACCCCGGCCGTCGAGGTCGCCGGCCTGCGCAAGTCCTTCGGCCGGTCCGTCGCGCTCGACGGGCTCGACCTCACCGTCGCCACCGGCGAGGTGCACGGCTTCCTCGGCCCCAACGGCGCCGGCAAGTCGACGACCATCCGGATCCTGCTCGGGCTGCTGCGCGCCGACGGCGGCACGGCGCGACTCCTCGGAGGCGACCCGTGGGCCGACGTGGAGGCGCTGCACCGCCGGCTGGCCTACGTCCCCGGCGACGTCACCCTGTGGCCCAACCTCACCGGCGGCGAGGTCGTCGACCTGCTCGGCCGGCTGCGCGGCGGCATCGACCCCCGCCGCCGCGACGCGCTGCTCGAGCGCTTCGCCCTCGACCCGACCAAGCGCGGCCGGGCCTACTCCAAGGGCAACCGGCAGAAGGTCGCGCTCGTCGCCGCCTTCGCCTCCGACGTCGAGCTGCTCGTCCTCGACGAGCCGACCTCCGGCCTGGACCCGTTGATGGAGAACGTCTTCCGCGACTGCGTGCGCGAGGAGACGGCCCGCGGGCGCACCGTCCTGCTCTCCAGCCACATCCTCAGCGAGGTCGAGGCGCTGTGCGAGCGGGTGACGATCATCCGCGACGGCCGCACGGTCGAGACCGGCAGCCTCGCCGACCTGCGCCACCTGCGCCGCACCAGCGTCGACGCCACCCTCGAGCGGCCGGTCGACGCGGCCGCGCTCGCGGCGCAGCCCGGGGTCGCCGACGTCGTCGTCGACGGCGACCGGGTGCGGTGCGCCGTCGACACCGCTCACCTCGGGGCGCTGCTGGAGGCGTTGGGGCAGAACGGGATCCGCACCCTCACCTCGCACCCGCCGTCGCTCGAGGAGCTCTTCGCCGACCGCTACCGCGACCCGGTCGGCACGCAGGTGACCGCGTGA